One genomic window of Mauremys mutica isolate MM-2020 ecotype Southern chromosome 5, ASM2049712v1, whole genome shotgun sequence includes the following:
- the LOC123370714 gene encoding snurportin-1-like: MEELNQALASSFAVSQDLNSTAAPHPRLAQYKSKYSSLEQAERRRRLLELQKSKRLDYVNHARRLAEDDWTGAEREEEEGEDAGREDMDVDVGKKLPKRYANQLMLSEWLIDVPPDLKQEWILVMCPMGKRALIVASRGSTAAYTKSGFCVNRFPSLLPGGNRRNSATGKDYTILDCIYSEVNQTYYILDVMCWRGHPVYDCQTDFRFYWLHSKIQEEEGLAEKSRINPFKFVGLQSFPCTPESLCEVLAMDFPFEIDGLLFYHKQTHYSPGSTPLVGWLRPYMVSDILGMTVPVNPLTTKPDYAGHQLQQIIEHKKSKKLAGEEGCLSSKEVAENGRYELEHLSTPRPAESPNSQVETASQMES; encoded by the coding sequence ATGGAGGAGTTGAACCAAGCACTGGCTTCCAGCTTCGCTGTGTCTCAGGACCTGAACAGCACagcagcccctcacccccgactGGCACAGTACAAGTCCAAGTACAGTTCCTTGGAGCAGGCAGAGAGGAGACGTCGGCTCCTGGAACTTCAGAAATCTAAGAGATTGGACTATGTGAACCATGCCAGGAGACTGGCAGAGGATGACTGGACTggagctgagagggaggaggaggaaggtgaaGATGCGGGCCGTGAGGATATGGACGTTGACGTGGGCAAGAAGTTGCCAAAGCGCTATGCTAACCAACTAATGCTTTCTGAGTGGCTGATTGATGTCCCCCCAGATCTGAAACAAGAATGGATCCTGGTGATGTGTCCCATGGGGAAAAGGGCACTGATTGTGGCATCCAGGGGCTCCACTGCAGCTTACACCAAGAGTGGATTTTGTGTCAACAGGTTCCCCTCCCTCTTGCCAGGGGGAAACAGGCGTAATTCGGCAACTGGGAAAGACTACACGATCTTGGACTGTATCTACAGCGAAGTGAACCAGACGTACTACATCCTTGACGTGATGTGTTGGAGGGGGCATCCCGTTTATGACTGTCAGACAGATTTCCGATTCTACTGGCTTCATTCTAAGATACAAGAAGAGGAAGGGCTGGCAGAGAAAAGCAGAATTAATCCATTTAAATTTGTGGGCCTGCAGagtttcccctgcaccccagagaGCCTATGCGAGGTGCTGGCCATGGACTTCCCCTTTGAGATAGATGGGCTCCTCTTCTACCATAAACAAACCCACTACAGCCCTGGCAGCACCCCACTAGTGGGCTGGCTCCGACCCTACATGGTATCAGACATCCTTGGGATGACTGTGCCAGTTAATCCGCTAACTACCAAACCAGACTATGCCGGGCACCAGCTCCAGCAGATCATTGAGCATAAGAAGAGTAAAAAGCtggcaggagaggagggatgctTGAGCTCCAAGGAGGTGGCTGAGAACGGACGTTATGAGTTGGAACACTTGTCTACACCTCGTCCGGCAGAATCTCCCAACAGCCAAGTTGAGACAGCAAGCCAGATGGAGAGCTAG